A single region of the Microthrixaceae bacterium genome encodes:
- a CDS encoding ABC transporter substrate-binding protein, whose protein sequence is MLKRTHRIGAVALSAAMMFMAACSESVDDTASSNTTAKNDSTESTAPQTRTTRGITDTSIKVGGVQYGVYFGDASVGVEARIKEANDAGGVHGRTLEFIGAQENNNDATKDLDLVRALVEQDEVFALLPVMAGTFGATDYIVDNNIPTFGYGITPAFCNNEIAFGVTGCVTNPDLTVGSNALGTVLADYFDGDTNKTIAFIGEDNDAGRGGLALLGASVEDKGFEIVYSEPAMPAPPEQVGDVSPFVSALLAEDPDVIYLQATLSGTKIADALQQADYDGVIISPSFSPLLLGQPGYEGILINTQVGVDPEIEGLAHLLESVHAIKPDQQLSLALITGYLAADMFIKGLEETGEDLTVENFLATMNDGFTYSVDGVVGESTWPDNHSKPVPCSVLTKTENAQFVPFQALQCGTNIDVK, encoded by the coding sequence ATGCTGAAACGAACCCACCGAATCGGCGCCGTCGCACTCAGCGCCGCGATGATGTTCATGGCCGCCTGCTCGGAATCGGTCGATGACACCGCATCATCGAACACGACCGCCAAGAACGACTCGACCGAGTCCACAGCGCCGCAGACGCGCACCACACGCGGCATCACCGATACCTCGATCAAGGTCGGCGGCGTCCAGTACGGCGTGTACTTCGGCGACGCATCGGTCGGTGTCGAAGCCCGGATCAAGGAGGCCAACGACGCCGGCGGGGTCCACGGCCGCACCCTCGAGTTCATCGGGGCCCAGGAGAACAACAACGACGCGACCAAAGACCTCGACCTGGTTCGCGCCCTCGTCGAACAAGACGAGGTCTTCGCGCTGTTGCCGGTGATGGCCGGAACGTTCGGGGCCACCGACTACATCGTCGACAACAACATCCCGACCTTCGGTTACGGCATCACGCCGGCGTTCTGCAACAACGAGATCGCCTTCGGTGTCACCGGATGTGTCACCAACCCGGACCTCACGGTCGGATCCAATGCGCTCGGCACCGTGCTGGCCGACTACTTCGACGGAGACACCAACAAGACGATCGCGTTCATCGGTGAGGACAACGATGCCGGGCGCGGCGGTCTGGCCCTGCTGGGCGCGTCGGTCGAGGACAAGGGATTCGAAATCGTCTATTCCGAGCCGGCGATGCCCGCACCGCCGGAACAGGTGGGTGACGTGAGCCCGTTCGTGTCAGCGTTGCTCGCCGAAGACCCCGACGTGATCTACCTGCAGGCGACCCTGTCCGGAACGAAGATCGCCGATGCGCTGCAACAGGCCGATTACGACGGTGTCATCATCTCGCCGTCGTTCAGCCCGCTGCTGCTCGGTCAACCCGGATATGAGGGCATTCTGATCAACACCCAGGTCGGCGTCGATCCGGAAATCGAAGGGCTCGCACACCTGCTCGAATCGGTGCACGCCATCAAGCCGGATCAGCAGCTGAGCCTGGCGCTGATCACCGGATACCTCGCTGCCGACATGTTCATCAAGGGTCTCGAGGAAACGGGTGAGGACCTGACGGTCGAGAACTTCCTGGCAACCATGAACGATGGGTTCACGTATTCAGTCGACGGTGTGGTCGGCGAGTCGACCTGGCCGGACAACCACTCCAAGCCGGTTCCATGCAGCGTCTTGACCAAGACCGAAAACGCCCAGTTCGTGCCGTTCCAAGCACTGCAGTGCGGCACCAACATCGACGTGAAGTGA
- a CDS encoding ATP-binding cassette domain-containing protein — protein sequence MIQFWSLVIAGAVSGGLYAVMASGLVLTYQASGIFNVGQGAVAFATALTYFQLHQPTEAGGLGWPILPAAIVSILIVAPLLGVALDSLIFRRLSAAPEAARLVGTVGILIALPAAALWLIDVINTIVGSDMANVAGDAGIAPPGIGPTPARTWSLTRGVAINSDQLAVLILAALAAGGLWFLLRHTRFGLETRAAVDRPTLARLRGIDTDRSSRIVWALSTLLAGCAGVLIAPLFDLSQHTFHTIVFISFTAAVAARLTSVPWAFVAGIALGIIQNLVYGYAPAALTSISGFRSSVPFLLMFVLLFFVQGRGREAGSVAEEAPRPDPRDDLSPWRRRLPWIIAGVLFTFYTVAIATPYWTGILTRGLVFALIFLSFVVVTGIGGMINLAQATFVTVGGFTVGFLVNHQWPSTVPVLMDNGRIVFWVAVILAVVVTAAVGILVALPSIRLGGLTLALATLALAFVGDRLVFQLEGVRNGSRGWSVRKPVYGPIDLNDDNTLFLVVLVMVLAVVGLIGNLQRSATGRTLLAIRSSAVAAATSGVAPMRAKLMLFGLSAGLAGFAGAWFALVNSPMTNLSAPPLLGMIWLAVAVTFGIRRPGGAVIAGIVYAALPVVLAGIGGRWTGAPWSSIPESVRHLIANPELAALMFGLGAISLAREPDGALAEVATAMRERRRSRAERAAPSPGADSQAATTETARDATETAQKAASGEPDPRLAVQADDAVLVVRNVHAGYGDVAVLHGVDLALRPGSVVAVLGPNGAGKSTLCGVMSGTVAASSGSVDFDGADVTAQAPHHRSGAGLVLAPEARGVFPGLSVDDNLAIRLRTDEQRLAAKQRFPILAERHRQLAGLLSGGEQQQLAMAVALANPPKVFIADEPALGLSPKASQIVFDALAELRDLGTALVLVEEQAGGALRLADQVVLMELGRVAWHGPADEVDIGKLGASYLGA from the coding sequence GTGATCCAATTCTGGAGCCTCGTCATCGCCGGCGCCGTTTCCGGCGGCCTCTATGCCGTCATGGCATCGGGCTTGGTGTTGACCTATCAGGCGTCGGGCATCTTCAACGTAGGGCAGGGGGCGGTGGCCTTCGCCACCGCCCTCACCTACTTCCAACTGCATCAGCCGACCGAGGCGGGTGGCCTCGGCTGGCCGATCCTTCCCGCGGCGATCGTGTCGATCCTGATCGTCGCACCGCTGCTGGGCGTCGCGCTCGATTCGCTCATCTTTCGGCGTCTATCCGCTGCTCCCGAGGCCGCCCGGCTCGTCGGCACGGTCGGCATTCTGATCGCCCTGCCGGCGGCAGCGTTGTGGCTCATCGACGTCATCAACACCATCGTCGGCTCCGACATGGCCAACGTCGCCGGCGATGCCGGGATCGCCCCGCCCGGCATCGGACCGACTCCGGCTCGCACCTGGTCGCTCACCCGCGGGGTCGCCATCAACTCCGACCAACTCGCGGTCCTCATCCTGGCCGCCCTGGCGGCCGGCGGTCTGTGGTTCCTGTTGCGCCACACCCGATTCGGCCTCGAGACCCGCGCCGCGGTTGACCGGCCGACACTGGCCCGACTCCGCGGCATCGACACCGACCGCTCATCGCGAATCGTCTGGGCACTCAGCACCCTGCTCGCCGGTTGCGCGGGGGTGTTGATCGCCCCGTTGTTCGACCTGTCACAACACACGTTCCACACGATCGTGTTCATCTCGTTCACCGCAGCGGTGGCGGCGAGGCTGACCTCGGTCCCGTGGGCCTTCGTCGCCGGTATCGCCCTCGGCATCATCCAGAACCTCGTCTATGGCTACGCCCCGGCGGCTCTCACGTCGATCTCCGGATTCCGATCCTCGGTGCCATTCCTGTTGATGTTCGTGCTGTTGTTCTTCGTGCAGGGCCGCGGCCGGGAGGCCGGATCGGTTGCCGAGGAAGCACCTCGACCCGACCCGCGCGACGACCTCTCGCCGTGGCGCCGCCGACTCCCCTGGATCATCGCCGGCGTTCTGTTCACCTTCTACACGGTCGCGATCGCCACCCCGTACTGGACCGGGATCCTCACCCGAGGGCTGGTGTTCGCCCTCATCTTCTTGTCGTTCGTCGTCGTCACCGGCATCGGCGGCATGATCAACCTGGCCCAAGCCACCTTCGTCACCGTCGGCGGCTTCACCGTCGGGTTCCTGGTCAACCACCAGTGGCCATCCACCGTGCCAGTGCTGATGGACAACGGGCGCATCGTGTTCTGGGTTGCGGTCATCCTCGCCGTCGTCGTGACGGCCGCTGTCGGCATCCTCGTCGCCCTGCCGTCCATTCGACTCGGCGGCTTGACGTTGGCCCTTGCGACACTCGCACTCGCCTTCGTCGGCGACCGTCTTGTCTTCCAACTCGAAGGTGTTCGCAACGGTTCGCGAGGCTGGTCGGTGCGCAAGCCGGTCTACGGCCCGATCGACCTCAACGACGACAACACCCTGTTCCTCGTCGTACTGGTCATGGTCCTGGCCGTCGTCGGGCTCATCGGCAACCTTCAGCGTTCCGCGACCGGGCGCACGTTGTTGGCGATTCGATCCTCTGCGGTTGCCGCCGCAACCTCGGGCGTCGCGCCCATGCGGGCAAAGCTCATGCTCTTCGGGTTGTCGGCCGGACTCGCCGGATTCGCCGGAGCGTGGTTCGCCCTGGTCAACAGCCCGATGACCAACCTCAGCGCGCCGCCGCTGCTCGGCATGATCTGGCTTGCCGTCGCCGTCACCTTCGGTATCCGTCGCCCCGGCGGAGCCGTGATCGCCGGCATCGTGTACGCAGCGCTGCCGGTCGTACTCGCCGGCATCGGCGGGCGATGGACCGGCGCACCCTGGTCGTCGATTCCCGAGTCGGTACGTCACCTCATCGCCAACCCCGAACTCGCCGCGCTGATGTTCGGCCTCGGAGCCATCAGCCTGGCCCGCGAACCCGACGGCGCGCTCGCCGAGGTCGCCACCGCGATGCGTGAACGCCGACGCAGTCGGGCGGAGCGAGCGGCACCCTCACCGGGCGCTGACTCACAAGCCGCGACAACCGAGACAGCACGCGACGCAACGGAGACTGCACAGAAGGCTGCGAGTGGCGAGCCCGACCCGCGTTTGGCAGTCCAGGCCGACGACGCCGTCCTCGTCGTACGCAACGTCCATGCCGGATACGGCGATGTCGCAGTGCTGCACGGCGTTGACCTGGCGCTACGCCCAGGCTCAGTCGTCGCCGTGCTCGGACCAAACGGGGCCGGCAAGTCCACCCTGTGCGGGGTGATGAGTGGCACCGTCGCCGCGAGTTCGGGCAGCGTTGATTTCGACGGTGCTGACGTCACAGCTCAGGCTCCCCATCACCGCTCGGGTGCCGGGCTCGTGCTGGCTCCGGAAGCCCGCGGCGTGTTTCCCGGCCTCAGCGTCGACGACAACCTCGCCATCCGGTTGCGTACCGACGAGCAACGGCTCGCGGCAAAGCAGCGATTCCCCATCCTTGCTGAGCGTCACCGACAACTCGCCGGACTGTTGTCGGGCGGCGAGCAACAACAGTTGGCAATGGCCGTCGCGCTTGCGAATCCGCCGAAGGTGTTCATCGCCGACGAACCGGCGCTCGGACTCTCGCCCAAGGCATCACAGATCGTCTTCGACGCACTCGCAGAGCTTCGCGACCTCGGAACGGCGCTGGTCCTCGTCGAGGAGCAGGCCGGAGGAGCGCTGCGGCTGGCCGATCAGGTCGTGTTGATGGAACTTGGCCGGGTGGCGTGGCACGGTCCGGCCGACGAGGTGGACATCGGAAAGCTCGGCGCCTCCTACCTCGGCGCCTGA